The following are from one region of the Chloracidobacterium sp. genome:
- a CDS encoding VWA domain-containing protein, protein MARVLASLLLLIPLFACVAIRGQDDDPIRIDSALVRLNVGVVDQRGRPITSLGMRNFVVYEDGVKQELSRFEMTTAPFSVVMLLDMSGSTKGFRQNIKLSASRFLDALGPEDRVAVVEFYSKINLLNDFTTNRRTAAQSISVANGQGETSLYGAMQFALERLAKEQTRRKAIVVLTDGVDTSVQNRDRELLGPLTDDQIANAISPESSEELNSVLNTADRQGVTIYPLALPTGDPARLADPTPRQIAMFRAARSRLQIVADRTGGTLNTINRLEEMGRLYAVVAADLRTLYTLEYAPKNLTRDGKWRSIKIEVTDPDLIPRSRQGYFAR, encoded by the coding sequence ATGGCCCGTGTGCTCGCCTCACTTCTCCTGCTGATCCCATTATTCGCCTGCGTAGCGATCCGTGGACAGGACGACGATCCGATCCGGATCGACTCGGCTCTTGTGCGATTGAATGTCGGCGTAGTCGATCAACGCGGACGTCCGATCACGAGCCTTGGGATGCGAAATTTCGTCGTTTACGAAGATGGCGTCAAACAAGAACTTTCGCGATTCGAAATGACCACAGCGCCGTTCAGTGTCGTAATGCTCCTCGACATGAGCGGCTCGACGAAAGGATTTCGTCAAAATATCAAGTTATCGGCTTCGCGTTTCCTGGATGCTTTGGGGCCCGAGGACCGGGTCGCGGTCGTTGAGTTTTATAGTAAGATCAATCTCTTGAATGATTTCACGACTAACCGTAGAACCGCTGCCCAATCTATATCGGTGGCAAACGGACAGGGTGAGACTAGCCTCTACGGGGCAATGCAATTCGCGTTAGAACGCCTTGCAAAGGAGCAAACACGTCGAAAGGCGATCGTCGTTCTTACTGATGGAGTCGATACGTCTGTACAGAACCGTGATCGAGAACTGCTCGGACCTTTGACCGACGACCAGATCGCGAACGCCATTTCACCCGAATCCAGCGAAGAGCTTAACAGCGTTTTGAACACTGCAGATCGGCAGGGCGTCACAATTTACCCACTTGCGTTGCCAACGGGCGATCCGGCGCGCCTCGCAGATCCGACCCCTCGTCAGATCGCGATGTTCCGGGCGGCACGCTCACGGCTGCAGATCGTAGCGGATCGGACCGGCGGAACGCTGAATACGATAAATCGTCTCGAGGAAATGGGAAGGCTTTATGCAGTCGTCGCGGCTGACCTGCGAACGCTCTATACGCTCGAATACGCTCCGAAAAATCTCACGCGTGACGGCAAATGGCGTTCGATCAAGATCGAAGTAACCGATCCGGATCTGATCCCGAGGTCGCGTCAAGGGTATTTTGCGAGATGA
- a CDS encoding helix-turn-helix domain-containing protein gives MVVEKRLGNADEVAEILGIPKRSVYERSRSGAFDGFLVVLGERQYRYDLLKLEEFIRNGGLRGAAATDQ, from the coding sequence ATGGTTGTTGAAAAGAGACTTGGTAATGCGGATGAGGTCGCGGAGATCCTTGGGATCCCGAAGCGAAGCGTATATGAGCGGTCTCGTTCTGGGGCCTTTGACGGTTTTCTGGTCGTGCTCGGTGAGCGTCAGTATCGCTACGATCTACTCAAGCTCGAAGAGTTCATTCGGAACGGCGGCTTGCGTGGTGCCGCGGCGACGGATCAATAA
- a CDS encoding phage major capsid protein, translating to MQRPYEKRIWENRDAGFEMLRCLYRTAKQDRNAARQAQVTLTRAALSSSNLESEKMGSFPTPRSLRYIADLFRREKLTEANQVLVPSTGSITPAATMTLEGDDKPEFTPDFEPATVRLGKAAVFSKATEETVEDSVSFSAWLRTELARQLLVTVDNQLINGDGTAPDVLGLRNWTPAMPTAASLKAAISAVLSAGFQPTAILMSPDDYVDAADVDEANWSGTLYGIPVLPSTAISDGNAIVGDFQTATIFEAYGPTFEITKYDQDDFTMGLVTARADTRFLLAIPAVAAFCEVSGS from the coding sequence ATGCAAAGACCATACGAAAAGCGAATCTGGGAAAATCGGGACGCGGGTTTTGAGATGCTTCGGTGCCTATACCGGACCGCGAAACAGGACCGAAACGCGGCTCGGCAGGCTCAGGTCACGCTGACCCGGGCAGCTCTTTCGAGTTCGAACCTCGAAAGCGAGAAAATGGGATCTTTCCCGACACCTCGCAGCCTTCGGTATATCGCCGATCTCTTCCGCCGCGAAAAGCTCACGGAAGCGAACCAGGTCCTGGTGCCTTCGACGGGTTCGATAACACCGGCCGCCACAATGACGCTTGAGGGCGACGACAAGCCCGAATTTACGCCGGACTTTGAGCCGGCAACGGTTCGGCTCGGGAAAGCAGCGGTTTTCTCGAAAGCCACCGAAGAGACGGTTGAAGACTCCGTTTCGTTTTCAGCCTGGCTGCGGACGGAGCTGGCCCGGCAACTACTCGTTACGGTCGATAATCAGCTCATTAACGGCGATGGCACGGCTCCGGACGTGCTCGGCCTTCGCAACTGGACGCCGGCGATGCCAACCGCCGCTTCACTGAAAGCAGCGATCTCGGCCGTTTTATCCGCGGGTTTTCAGCCCACGGCGATCTTAATGTCGCCGGACGATTATGTTGACGCTGCGGATGTAGATGAGGCGAACTGGTCCGGCACGTTGTACGGGATCCCGGTGCTCCCGAGCACAGCCATTTCAGACGGCAACGCGATAGTCGGCGATTTTCAAACCGCGACGATCTTCGAGGCCTACGGCCCGACGTTTGAGATCACAAAGTATGATCAAGATGACTTCACAATGGGGCTCGTAACCGCGAGAGCCGATACACGGTTTCTTTTGGCAATTCCGGCAGTCGCCGCATTTTGCGAAGTGTCGGGATCTTGA
- a CDS encoding site-specific integrase encodes MAGHISKRGPNTWRVRITFGTDAAGKRITFNKTIHGPKKAAEKYLRDKLTEKDTGTFIQPSAESLNAYLDRWLADSAKPRLAESTFENYKYLLGLYVRKALGARKLADVRLLDIQRLYSDLTAAGRSPRTVRYVHAILRSAFAQAITWRLIAVNPCSGADLPQRSHAEMKAFSPDEAKRFLAAAKADRLSLLFMFALESGMRPEEYLALKWADIDFANNTATVQRTLVRRKTKGGGWYFGKPKTAKSRRCVPMSREIFAKLKDHRTTQLEQMMRLGSEYDRNDLVFANDFGGPLDLKNIRTRNFARILEAAGLGHYETVDDEKVFIPGFRVYDLRHSMATLMLADGVHPKIVSERLGHASIVLTLDTYSHVLPSMQKDATARLGAVLYS; translated from the coding sequence ATGGCAGGTCACATATCGAAACGCGGGCCTAATACATGGAGAGTTCGGATCACATTCGGAACCGATGCCGCCGGCAAGCGGATCACCTTTAACAAGACGATCCACGGCCCGAAGAAAGCGGCCGAAAAATACCTTCGCGACAAACTGACCGAGAAAGACACCGGGACGTTCATTCAGCCTTCCGCAGAGTCGCTCAATGCGTATCTGGATCGATGGCTCGCAGATAGTGCGAAGCCGCGGCTCGCCGAAAGCACCTTCGAGAATTACAAGTATCTGCTCGGCCTGTACGTCCGGAAGGCCCTCGGTGCTCGTAAGCTCGCCGACGTGCGGCTTCTGGATATTCAGCGGCTCTATTCTGATCTGACGGCTGCCGGTCGTTCGCCGCGGACCGTGCGCTATGTTCACGCGATCCTTCGCTCTGCATTCGCCCAGGCGATCACGTGGCGGCTGATAGCCGTCAATCCATGCAGCGGTGCGGACCTTCCGCAAAGGTCACACGCGGAAATGAAGGCATTCTCGCCCGACGAAGCTAAACGGTTCCTGGCCGCTGCTAAAGCCGATCGGTTGTCCCTGCTCTTCATGTTCGCACTCGAGAGCGGTATGCGTCCGGAAGAGTACCTTGCGTTGAAATGGGCTGATATCGATTTTGCAAACAATACTGCGACGGTACAGCGGACACTCGTTCGCAGAAAAACGAAAGGCGGCGGCTGGTATTTCGGAAAGCCGAAAACCGCGAAGTCTCGCCGATGCGTTCCAATGAGCCGTGAGATCTTTGCGAAGCTCAAGGATCACCGGACCACCCAACTTGAACAAATGATGCGCCTCGGCAGCGAATACGATCGGAACGATCTGGTTTTCGCTAATGACTTCGGCGGGCCGCTCGATCTTAAGAATATAAGGACGCGGAACTTTGCCCGGATACTCGAAGCCGCCGGGCTCGGGCATTATGAAACGGTCGACGATGAAAAGGTGTTTATTCCGGGCTTTCGCGTTTACGATCTAAGGCATTCAATGGCGACGTTGATGCTCGCCGATGGTGTGCATCCCAAGATCGTTTCCGAACGCCTTGGACACGCCTCGATCGTTTTAACGTTGGACACTTATTCGCATGTGCTGCCGAGCATGCAGAAGGACGCGACCGCCCGGCTCGGTGCGGTGCTGTATAGCTAA
- a CDS encoding protein kinase, which translates to MKPLAQNTMIQNRYLIIQMIGKGGMGEVYLSVDQRLGSAVALKRTFFAGDEMLGNAFEREARILARMRHPVLPKVSDHFSEGEEQYLVMEHISGDDLAKRLEVAQKPFPLSWVMFWADQLLDALSYLHSHEPPIIHRDIKPQNLKLTDENHIILLDFGLSKSSTGNTNAGVGRSGSSGSTGSVVGYTPHYAPMEQIRGIGTNQRSDLYSLSATLYQLLTNTVPADALTRADSLINGDEDPIIPLSQLNAEVPKSVSDVILKGMEVSQEKRFDNAREMQKALRKAFASMQTAMSAQTVAFNIQEQQEKAANEPIAATMDKTEVMQFGVPDVPGEISAAGNATYTEPAQGETDFDATIAFDPGGHNSLPKQSDLKTEVFLGSGGSTPFGVPETPRYEPEINVTPAESYTTANEFEDFSEPTRSETASNGESFSPDATMPIIAFQDQNASSANVAGQSDFFTTPGFSDRQYDDQSAGEPVPAEVAAQSTSSASVVPAAKVTAKKSSTGKIVAIFAGLFAVFILALGGIAGGLYYYNNYYAATVQDEPTPTPEPTFEPTPSPEPTIDNTYGSNLNSNTQSESNSNSNSVNQNSDLRVEPTPVATPESADPRPRQTPVQQGPAVRPTPTRPARTPSPVRPTPAPTRDRTIILQ; encoded by the coding sequence ATGAAACCTCTTGCACAAAACACGATGATCCAAAACCGCTACCTGATCATTCAGATGATCGGCAAAGGCGGAATGGGCGAAGTTTACCTGTCGGTCGACCAGCGGCTCGGTAGTGCTGTGGCACTGAAACGCACGTTTTTTGCCGGCGACGAAATGCTCGGGAATGCGTTTGAACGCGAGGCTCGGATCCTAGCCCGCATGCGTCATCCGGTGCTCCCAAAAGTCAGCGACCATTTTTCTGAGGGCGAAGAACAGTACCTCGTGATGGAGCATATTTCGGGTGACGATCTTGCGAAACGCCTCGAAGTCGCACAGAAGCCGTTTCCGCTGAGTTGGGTAATGTTCTGGGCCGATCAGCTACTGGACGCTCTTTCGTATTTGCACTCGCATGAGCCGCCGATAATTCATCGCGACATCAAGCCGCAAAATCTAAAGTTGACCGATGAAAACCACATTATCCTGTTGGATTTCGGCCTTTCAAAAAGTTCTACTGGCAACACGAACGCCGGAGTCGGGCGTTCCGGAAGCTCGGGTAGCACCGGCAGCGTAGTAGGCTATACGCCGCATTACGCTCCGATGGAGCAAATACGAGGGATCGGCACTAACCAGCGAAGTGACCTCTATTCGCTTTCGGCGACATTGTACCAGCTTCTAACCAATACCGTTCCGGCCGATGCATTGACTCGTGCGGATAGTTTGATCAACGGTGACGAAGATCCGATCATACCTCTGAGTCAGCTTAATGCTGAAGTTCCGAAATCAGTTTCGGACGTGATCCTTAAAGGAATGGAGGTGAGCCAGGAGAAGCGCTTCGATAATGCTCGCGAGATGCAGAAAGCACTTCGAAAGGCGTTTGCATCGATGCAGACCGCGATGTCGGCTCAGACCGTTGCGTTCAATATTCAAGAGCAGCAGGAAAAGGCCGCAAATGAACCGATCGCCGCAACCATGGATAAAACTGAGGTGATGCAGTTCGGCGTGCCCGACGTTCCGGGCGAGATCAGCGCGGCCGGAAACGCCACATACACCGAACCTGCGCAGGGCGAGACCGATTTTGATGCAACGATCGCTTTTGATCCCGGCGGCCACAACTCGCTTCCCAAGCAGTCCGATCTGAAGACCGAGGTCTTTCTAGGGTCTGGCGGCTCAACTCCATTCGGCGTCCCCGAAACCCCGAGATATGAGCCGGAGATCAATGTAACCCCGGCCGAATCGTACACGACGGCTAACGAATTCGAGGATTTCAGCGAACCGACGAGATCGGAAACCGCGAGCAACGGTGAGTCGTTCTCACCGGACGCAACGATGCCGATAATCGCCTTTCAGGATCAAAATGCCTCCTCCGCAAATGTTGCCGGCCAGAGCGATTTCTTTACGACGCCTGGATTTAGCGACCGGCAATATGACGATCAGTCCGCAGGCGAACCAGTGCCCGCTGAGGTCGCCGCGCAGTCTACTTCGTCTGCGTCCGTTGTCCCGGCAGCAAAGGTTACTGCGAAAAAGAGCTCGACCGGCAAGATAGTGGCAATTTTTGCTGGGCTTTTTGCAGTTTTCATTCTCGCATTGGGTGGGATTGCCGGCGGGCTTTATTACTACAACAACTATTACGCGGCCACTGTTCAAGACGAGCCGACCCCGACGCCGGAGCCGACCTTTGAACCGACTCCCTCACCCGAACCGACGATCGATAACACATATGGTTCGAACCTGAATTCGAATACTCAATCGGAGTCGAACTCAAATTCGAATTCGGTGAATCAGAACTCGGATCTTCGGGTCGAGCCAACGCCGGTCGCGACTCCGGAATCCGCCGATCCGAGGCCTCGTCAAACACCGGTACAACAAGGACCGGCGGTTAGGCCTACACCTACGAGACCGGCTCGTACACCTTCACCGGTGCGTCCCACCCCGGCACCAACGCGTGACAGGACCATCATCCTGCAATAA
- a CDS encoding carotenoid 1,2-hydratase yields MGNESLYQQFLYRTEVAAADFFEAVAERVVGRAETLRGETIHDPVSLPRDLAAHSDAQTEWWYYTGHLATLSGRKFGFELVFFKRRTDLDKFAVVPLRLLGNPFYFAHFALTDHEERSFRYDHRKSSNGVLDSEASASETHYYLRLGDWSAREAAGMHILTASLPDGTRFEVALDPAKPVVLNGDNGVSFKDHGEASRYFSYTRMKAEGDLTINGKTEHFTGSAWMDREFGTWAPTENQKGWDWFSIQLDNESELMCYHLRNSEGATSPHSSGTFVNVDGSVRPLANSDFTITPVDHWTSSRSGATYPIEWRVKVPSLEIDLNVFPIMREQELDTRGTTMIVYWEGACRVTGKMNGRPVKGDAYVEMVGYDRSHDQPNLAHFLFGNPLDLLGIFT; encoded by the coding sequence ATGGGCAACGAAAGTCTTTATCAGCAATTTTTGTATCGAACCGAGGTCGCCGCGGCCGATTTTTTTGAGGCCGTTGCCGAAAGAGTCGTCGGCAGGGCTGAAACGCTTCGTGGCGAAACGATCCACGACCCGGTCTCTTTGCCTCGGGACCTTGCCGCTCACTCTGACGCGCAGACCGAATGGTGGTATTACACAGGACACTTAGCCACGCTTAGCGGCCGGAAGTTCGGTTTCGAGTTGGTTTTCTTCAAGCGGCGGACAGATCTCGACAAATTTGCGGTCGTGCCGCTGCGACTGTTGGGAAATCCATTTTATTTCGCCCATTTTGCTCTGACTGATCATGAGGAACGATCGTTCCGATACGACCATCGAAAAAGTTCGAACGGCGTGCTTGATTCGGAAGCCTCAGCTTCTGAAACGCACTATTACCTGAGGCTCGGTGACTGGTCGGCCCGCGAAGCGGCCGGAATGCACATATTGACGGCATCTCTCCCCGACGGTACGAGGTTCGAAGTCGCTCTTGACCCGGCAAAGCCGGTCGTCCTCAACGGCGACAACGGCGTTTCGTTCAAAGACCACGGCGAGGCTTCACGCTACTTCTCTTACACAAGGATGAAAGCCGAGGGCGACCTGACGATCAATGGTAAGACCGAACATTTCACGGGATCCGCGTGGATGGACCGTGAATTCGGGACGTGGGCCCCGACCGAGAATCAGAAAGGATGGGACTGGTTCTCGATTCAGCTTGATAACGAAAGCGAACTCATGTGCTATCACCTGCGAAACAGCGAAGGTGCGACCTCGCCGCACTCAAGCGGAACTTTCGTAAATGTCGACGGTTCCGTCAGACCGCTCGCCAATTCGGATTTTACGATCACGCCCGTTGACCACTGGACGAGTTCAAGATCTGGTGCGACATATCCGATCGAATGGCGGGTCAAGGTGCCTTCACTCGAAATTGATCTGAACGTATTTCCAATAATGAGAGAACAGGAACTCGACACGCGCGGAACGACGATGATCGTTTATTGGGAGGGCGCCTGTCGAGTGACCGGAAAAATGAACGGCCGGCCTGTAAAGGGCGACGCCTACGTCGAAATGGTCGGCTACGACCGGTCGCACGATCAGCCGAATCTGGCGCATTTTTTGTTCGGAAACCCTCTCGACCTGCTTGGGATCTTCACTTAA
- a CDS encoding tetratricopeptide repeat protein, translated as MRVKLSNITFTVAVLAILFAIAAPGLMAQQRRENQRAAALFQEGSRAYNQKDYRLAIDKYAMSIALAPRVASSRFWKGLAHMYTGDYELALNELTAALDLGYEKPIDIYSNRWRIHFANKNYEAAMADVNSGLAIDAANHELQIARGDMSFVNKNYRDALDAYQKALVRTPNNAELYLSISKSYFNLRDTKNQVGSAQEAINKGTRFPGDAFLLLADGHQKLGNITQAIAAFESAKAANPKNYEIYRSLADLYRSQNRFDEAIKTSRSALAVFGNDGNIFTDLSWYYSLANRHEEAVEAAKAGIKLLPDQYMAYTNLCRAYNDLEKPELAIRECNNALRLKPDDGETYFYLGRAHDILNKPADATRYYKRAVTGLEAYVKERPDYSDGFYLLGNAYFADNQRSKAIEAYNEAIRLAPSFARARYNLGRLLVVEKEKGLATIQYNALTAIDKGLAATLKAEIDKLP; from the coding sequence ATGAGAGTGAAGCTTTCCAACATAACGTTTACCGTCGCCGTCCTTGCAATTCTATTCGCGATCGCCGCCCCGGGGCTTATGGCTCAGCAGCGTCGTGAAAATCAGCGAGCTGCGGCATTATTTCAGGAAGGAAGCCGGGCTTACAATCAGAAGGACTATCGTTTGGCGATCGACAAATACGCGATGTCGATCGCACTCGCGCCCCGAGTCGCCTCATCGCGGTTTTGGAAAGGCCTGGCGCACATGTACACCGGCGATTATGAGTTGGCGTTGAACGAACTTACTGCCGCTCTCGACCTGGGTTACGAAAAGCCGATCGATATCTATTCGAACCGCTGGCGGATACATTTTGCTAACAAGAACTATGAAGCAGCGATGGCCGACGTTAACAGCGGCCTCGCGATCGATGCCGCCAATCACGAGCTCCAGATCGCCCGCGGCGATATGAGTTTTGTTAACAAGAATTATCGTGATGCTTTGGATGCCTATCAAAAGGCACTTGTCCGAACCCCGAACAATGCAGAATTGTACCTGAGTATTTCTAAGTCCTACTTCAATCTCAGGGACACAAAGAATCAGGTCGGTTCCGCGCAGGAAGCGATCAACAAAGGCACCCGTTTTCCGGGCGATGCGTTTCTCTTATTAGCTGATGGTCATCAAAAGCTCGGGAACATCACGCAGGCGATCGCCGCGTTCGAGAGCGCGAAGGCGGCAAACCCGAAGAACTATGAGATCTATCGAAGTTTGGCCGATCTTTATCGTTCGCAGAACAGGTTTGATGAGGCGATAAAGACTTCGCGAAGTGCGCTTGCGGTTTTTGGGAACGACGGAAATATTTTTACCGATCTGTCGTGGTATTACAGTCTTGCAAATCGCCATGAAGAAGCTGTGGAAGCAGCCAAAGCGGGCATCAAGCTTTTGCCCGATCAGTACATGGCCTATACGAATCTTTGCCGTGCCTATAACGATCTCGAAAAACCTGAACTGGCGATTCGCGAATGTAACAACGCCCTGCGTCTGAAGCCCGATGACGGCGAGACGTATTTCTACCTCGGCCGCGCTCACGACATTCTGAACAAGCCGGCCGATGCTACGCGATATTACAAACGCGCGGTTACCGGCCTTGAGGCATATGTGAAGGAGCGTCCGGACTACTCGGATGGATTTTACCTTCTTGGGAATGCTTACTTTGCGGACAATCAGCGTTCGAAAGCGATCGAGGCTTACAACGAGGCAATTCGTCTGGCTCCTTCATTTGCGAGGGCACGTTACAACCTTGGTAGATTGCTGGTGGTCGAAAAAGAAAAGGGGCTTGCGACGATCCAATACAACGCTCTGACGGCGATCGATAAAGGACTCGCGGCGACGCTTAAGGCCGAGATCGACAAGCTGCCCTGA
- a CDS encoding tape measure protein — translation MDFKLRYQIQADGRQAKAELTDVERAIDRMSKRAASSSSGMGAVFGGSLAADAFSRITAGAEQAGTAVFNFTSRLEQSRIAFTTLIGNAAATTKHLDDLRKLATQTPLSLQSLTSMSQRLQGAGIQLERIVPLIREIGNTAAATGELTAERMEGISLAFSQVVTKGKVSAEEMNQLAERGIPAWRILSEQLGKSAAELQKMAKDGELSAEVLLRAFEDFSRANFGGAMQKQAQTFSGAMSIISNIALDTASTAFQPIYDEISKFSSKIAQSLQSQKEDVTRQGVSFGFAIGEAIGQGIEQSKIGDKGWFAGLINSLYTIPYLGTLAADFGRQMGEGIAKGFQDSADPFNKEVAGFQREEEAFNAVIARYRREMNRLRALQAGTPANAAATPPGAKPARPPKDDSARRAAEAERERIRIARQLYEDQTAYFAAEARKRFAIVQEYAEAEKRSAADVARFQEFLALDTLEFKKQKLGEYIKKLVPGTNEHTRALQEQTILELDIETLRSENAKSEADRKKAATEGERKLHTERKQRWKEHIDYLNKRWDLEGAEMERRAAERAAIARQNAEAAMATAPGTLYGGIMSGLGSELVPMFDAATNAMLTFQQRLQMVHQDVNAFVGDALGGMVNGLVQMGVAWLTTGEFSAKAALQMLSATAFSIATQAAIKAVFEAAESVAAYARWDFVSGSMHAAAATMYSTVAVIAGAAGLGLALGARAMGGGSGSGSSSGSSSGSSSNYGGSSRPNETPDPFSRASENAFISGRDPERRELAEAVARLSEKIEGMRPGDVVRVGVRQSPGVIANAVADDIGRNSGLGSRIGRSIGLK, via the coding sequence ATGGATTTTAAGCTCAGATATCAGATACAGGCGGACGGACGACAGGCAAAGGCCGAGTTGACCGATGTCGAACGGGCGATCGACCGGATGTCGAAGCGGGCGGCTTCGTCATCGAGCGGCATGGGTGCCGTTTTCGGCGGCAGCCTTGCGGCAGATGCCTTTTCGCGGATAACGGCCGGTGCAGAACAGGCCGGTACCGCCGTATTCAACTTCACTTCACGGCTTGAGCAGTCGCGGATCGCGTTCACGACACTTATCGGCAACGCCGCCGCTACGACAAAGCATCTCGACGACCTTCGCAAACTCGCTACGCAAACACCGCTCAGTCTGCAATCGCTGACATCGATGTCGCAACGGCTGCAGGGTGCCGGGATACAGCTCGAGCGCATCGTTCCGTTGATCCGGGAGATCGGCAACACGGCGGCTGCGACCGGCGAACTTACGGCCGAACGCATGGAAGGCATCAGCCTTGCGTTCTCGCAGGTCGTAACGAAGGGGAAGGTCTCGGCCGAGGAAATGAATCAGCTCGCGGAACGCGGCATCCCGGCCTGGCGGATACTCTCAGAACAGCTTGGCAAATCGGCGGCCGAATTGCAGAAAATGGCAAAGGACGGCGAGCTGTCGGCTGAAGTTCTTTTGCGGGCATTCGAAGATTTCTCGCGGGCTAACTTCGGCGGGGCGATGCAGAAGCAGGCCCAGACCTTCAGCGGTGCGATGTCGATAATCAGCAATATCGCACTCGACACCGCAAGCACCGCATTTCAGCCGATCTATGATGAAATATCAAAATTCTCGTCGAAGATAGCCCAATCACTCCAAAGTCAAAAGGAAGATGTAACCCGTCAGGGCGTTTCGTTCGGCTTCGCCATCGGTGAAGCGATCGGGCAAGGCATCGAGCAGTCAAAGATCGGTGATAAAGGATGGTTCGCCGGTCTGATCAATTCGCTTTACACGATCCCCTATCTCGGCACATTGGCGGCAGACTTTGGCCGTCAGATGGGCGAGGGTATCGCGAAAGGCTTTCAGGACTCCGCCGATCCGTTCAACAAGGAAGTTGCCGGCTTTCAGCGTGAAGAGGAAGCGTTCAACGCCGTCATCGCCCGTTATCGCCGCGAAATGAATCGCCTGCGGGCATTGCAGGCCGGTACACCGGCAAACGCGGCGGCGACACCGCCCGGAGCCAAACCCGCCCGCCCGCCGAAGGACGATTCAGCTCGCAGAGCGGCAGAGGCCGAACGCGAACGCATTAGGATCGCCCGGCAGCTTTACGAAGACCAGACGGCCTATTTTGCGGCTGAGGCCCGCAAGCGATTCGCGATCGTTCAAGAGTATGCCGAGGCCGAAAAGCGTTCGGCCGCCGATGTTGCACGCTTTCAGGAATTCCTAGCTCTCGACACGCTCGAATTCAAAAAGCAAAAACTCGGTGAATACATCAAGAAGCTTGTTCCCGGAACGAATGAACATACTCGAGCATTGCAGGAACAGACGATCCTTGAGCTGGACATCGAAACGCTTCGCTCCGAAAACGCGAAAAGCGAGGCCGATCGGAAAAAGGCGGCCACGGAAGGAGAACGAAAGCTCCACACCGAACGCAAACAACGCTGGAAAGAGCACATCGATTACTTGAACAAGCGATGGGACCTCGAAGGCGCCGAGATGGAACGGAGGGCAGCCGAACGAGCGGCGATCGCCCGCCAAAATGCTGAGGCGGCAATGGCCACGGCTCCCGGTACGCTTTACGGCGGCATAATGTCCGGCCTGGGCAGTGAATTGGTGCCGATGTTCGATGCGGCGACCAACGCAATGCTGACCTTTCAGCAGCGGCTCCAGATGGTTCACCAGGACGTCAATGCGTTTGTCGGGGATGCTCTCGGCGGAATGGTCAACGGTTTGGTTCAAATGGGCGTGGCATGGCTCACAACGGGCGAATTCTCGGCGAAGGCAGCTTTGCAGATGCTCTCGGCTACGGCCTTTAGTATCGCGACTCAGGCCGCGATCAAAGCCGTCTTTGAGGCCGCCGAATCGGTTGCCGCTTATGCCCGCTGGGATTTTGTTTCCGGATCGATGCACGCGGCGGCGGCAACGATGTATTCCACGGTCGCCGTTATCGCCGGTGCCGCCGGTCTCGGACTCGCCCTCGGTGCCCGTGCAATGGGCGGCGGAAGTGGTTCGGGTTCATCTTCCGGCTCGTCGAGCGGTTCATCGTCAAACTACGGCGGATCTTCGCGGCCGAACGAAACGCCCGATCCGTTTTCGCGGGCATCGGAAAATGCGTTTATCAGCGGACGTGATCCTGAAAGGCGAGAACTCGCCGAAGCCGTCGCCAGGCTATCGGAAAAGATCGAGGGAATGAGGCCCGGCGATGTTGTTCGGGTCGGGGTCAGGCAAAGCCCGGGCGTGATCGCAAACGCGGTTGCAGACGATATCGGCCGCAACAGCGGACTTGGTTCGCGCATCGGTCGAAGCATCGGTTTGAAATAA